Proteins from a single region of Streptococcus oralis:
- the pdxT gene encoding pyridoxal 5'-phosphate synthase glutaminase subunit PdxT, whose amino-acid sequence MKIGILALQGAFAEHAKVLDKLGVASVEIRNLDDFQHHQSDLAGLILPGGESTTMGKLLRDQNMLLPIREAILSGLPVFGTCAGLILLAKEITSQEESHLGTMDIVVERNAYGRQLGSFYTEAECKGVGQIPMTFIRGPIISEVGKDVDVLAVVNNQIVAAQEQNMLVTSFHPELTDDVGLHQYFINMCK is encoded by the coding sequence ATGAAAATTGGAATATTGGCCTTGCAAGGTGCCTTTGCAGAACATGCAAAAGTGTTAGATAAATTAGGAGTCGCTAGTGTCGAAATAAGAAATCTAGATGATTTTCAACACCATCAGAGTGATTTGGCGGGTTTGATTTTACCTGGTGGGGAGTCTACAACCATGGGCAAGCTCTTGCGTGACCAGAACATGCTGCTTCCCATCCGAGAAGCTATTCTATCTGGACTACCAGTTTTTGGAACCTGTGCGGGCTTAATCTTGCTAGCTAAGGAAATCACTTCTCAGGAAGAAAGTCATCTTGGAACCATGGATATAGTGGTTGAGCGCAATGCCTATGGACGCCAACTAGGAAGTTTTTATACAGAAGCAGAATGCAAGGGAGTCGGTCAGATTCCCATGACCTTTATTCGTGGACCGATTATTAGTGAAGTTGGTAAGGATGTTGATGTTCTGGCAGTAGTGAATAATCAAATCGTTGCAGCTCAAGAACAGAATATGCTGGTAACCTCTTTTCATCCAGAATTAACAGATGATGTTGGTTTGCACCAGTACTTTATCAATATGTGTAAATAA
- the pdxS gene encoding pyridoxal 5'-phosphate synthase lyase subunit PdxS — MTENRYELNKNLAQMLKGGVIMDVQNPEQARIAEAAGAAAVMALERIPADIRAAGGVSRMSDPKMIKEIQEAVSIPVMAKVRIGHFVEAQILEAIEIDYIDESEVLSPADDRFHVDKKEFQVPFVCGAKDLGEALRRIAEGASMIRTKGEPGTGDIVQAVRHMRMMNQEIRRIQNLREDELYVAAKDLQVPVELVQYVHEHGKLPVVNFAAGGVATPADAALMMQLGAEGVFVGSGIFKSGDPVKRASAIVKAVTNYQNPQILAQISEDLGEAMVGINENEIQILMAERGK; from the coding sequence ATGACTGAAAATCGTTATGAACTAAATAAAAATTTGGCGCAGATGCTCAAAGGTGGAGTTATCATGGACGTTCAGAATCCTGAACAGGCTCGTATCGCAGAGGCTGCTGGTGCGGCAGCTGTGATGGCCTTGGAGCGGATTCCAGCTGATATTCGTGCAGCTGGTGGAGTTTCCCGCATGAGTGATCCAAAGATGATTAAGGAAATTCAAGAAGCGGTCAGTATTCCAGTGATGGCCAAGGTCAGAATTGGGCATTTTGTTGAAGCTCAGATTTTAGAGGCTATTGAGATTGACTATATCGATGAGAGTGAAGTGCTGTCTCCAGCTGACGACCGTTTCCATGTGGATAAGAAGGAATTCCAAGTTCCTTTTGTCTGTGGAGCTAAGGATTTGGGCGAAGCCTTGCGTCGTATCGCTGAGGGAGCTTCCATGATTCGGACAAAAGGAGAACCGGGGACAGGAGACATCGTTCAAGCCGTTCGTCATATGCGCATGATGAATCAAGAAATTCGCCGCATTCAAAATCTCCGTGAGGATGAACTTTATGTTGCTGCCAAGGACTTACAAGTCCCTGTTGAATTGGTCCAATACGTTCATGAACATGGAAAATTACCAGTTGTTAACTTCGCAGCCGGAGGTGTGGCAACACCAGCAGATGCTGCGCTTATGATGCAATTGGGAGCAGAGGGCGTTTTTGTCGGTTCAGGTATTTTCAAGTCAGGAGATCCTGTTAAACGAGCAAGTGCTATTGTTAAGGCCGTAACCAACTACCAAAATCCTCAAATTCTGGCTCAAATCTCTGAAGACCTAGGGGAAGCCATGGTTGGTATCAATGAGAATGAAATCCAAATTCTCATGGCTGAGCGAGGAAAATAG
- the nox gene encoding H2O-forming NADH oxidase, whose translation MSKIVVVGANHAGTACINTMLDNFGHENEIVVFDQNSNISFLGCGMALWIGEQIDGPEGLFYSDKEKLEAKGAKVYMNSPVLSIDYDNKVVTAEVEGKEHKESYDKLIFATGSTPILPPIEGVEIVKGNREFKATLENVQFVKLYQNAEEVIEKLEDKSKHLERIAVVGGGYIGVELAEAFERLGKEVVLVDIVDTVLNGYYDKDFTQMMAKNLEDHNIRLALGQTVKAIQGDGKVERLVTDKETFDVDMVVLAVGFRPNTALADGKIELFRNGAFLVDKKQETSIPGVYAVGDCATVYDNARKDTSYIALASNAVRTGIVGAYNACGHELEGIGVQGSNGISIYGLHMVSTGLTLEKAKAAGYNATETGFNDLQKPEFIKHDNHEVAIKIVFDKDSREILGAQMVSHDAAISMGIHMFSLAIQEHVTIDKLALTDLFFLPHFNKPYNYITMAALTAEK comes from the coding sequence ATGAGTAAAATCGTTGTAGTTGGTGCTAACCACGCTGGTACAGCTTGTATTAATACGATGTTGGACAACTTTGGACATGAGAACGAAATCGTAGTATTTGACCAAAACTCAAATATTTCATTCCTTGGTTGTGGAATGGCGCTTTGGATCGGGGAACAAATTGACGGCCCAGAAGGTCTCTTCTACTCTGATAAAGAAAAATTGGAAGCAAAAGGTGCTAAAGTTTACATGAACTCACCAGTTCTTTCAATTGACTACGATAACAAAGTTGTGACTGCAGAAGTTGAAGGAAAAGAGCACAAAGAATCTTATGACAAATTGATCTTTGCAACTGGTTCAACTCCAATCTTGCCTCCAATCGAAGGTGTTGAAATCGTTAAGGGCAACCGCGAATTCAAAGCAACTCTTGAAAATGTACAATTTGTTAAATTGTACCAAAACGCTGAAGAAGTTATTGAAAAACTTGAAGATAAGAGCAAGCACCTTGAGCGCATTGCCGTTGTTGGTGGTGGTTACATCGGTGTAGAACTTGCCGAAGCTTTCGAGCGTCTTGGAAAAGAAGTAGTGCTTGTCGATATCGTAGACACTGTCTTGAACGGCTACTATGATAAAGATTTCACACAAATGATGGCGAAGAACTTGGAAGACCACAACATCCGCTTGGCTCTTGGTCAAACAGTTAAAGCCATCCAAGGTGATGGAAAAGTTGAACGCTTGGTAACAGACAAAGAAACATTTGATGTAGATATGGTAGTTCTTGCTGTTGGTTTCCGTCCAAACACAGCTCTTGCTGACGGTAAGATTGAACTCTTCCGCAACGGTGCCTTCCTTGTAGATAAGAAACAAGAAACATCTATCCCAGGTGTATACGCTGTTGGTGACTGTGCAACTGTTTATGACAATGCTCGTAAAGATACAAGCTACATCGCTCTTGCATCTAACGCTGTACGTACTGGTATCGTTGGTGCTTATAACGCTTGTGGTCATGAATTGGAAGGGATCGGAGTTCAAGGATCAAACGGTATCTCTATCTACGGTCTTCACATGGTTTCGACTGGTTTGACTCTTGAAAAAGCCAAAGCTGCAGGCTATAATGCAACTGAAACTGGCTTTAACGATCTTCAAAAACCAGAATTTATCAAACATGACAATCACGAAGTTGCCATCAAGATTGTCTTTGACAAAGACAGCCGCGAAATCCTTGGTGCACAAATGGTTTCACATGATGCTGCTATCAGTATGGGAATCCACATGTTCTCACTTGCTATCCAAGAGCATGTAACAATCGATAAATTGGCCTTGACAGACCTATTCTTCTTGCCACATTTCAACAAACCATACAACTACATCACAATGGCTGCACTTACAGCTGAAAAATAA
- a CDS encoding FAD:protein FMN transferase: protein MPLHSRSERLMGTTITISLVDEQADCLLQGAFDLLKELEYRFNANSQESELMEINYQAGIAPVKVHPDLFELIALGLEHSLAPSSHLNISIGPLIQTWRIGFADARLPDSKEIEAVLPLVDPHFIKLDPTSSTVFLEKKGMKLDLGCLAKGYSADKVAQYLKAHGVTSALINLGGNILTIGNNQAKEGNAWQIGIQDPRNPRGNHLLTIPASNKSVVTSGIYERHLTVDGKDYHHIFDSKTGFPVETDLASLTIVSDKSVDGEIWTTRLFGERSASILWQVESIDGIEAILIDKEGRLACSSGLQNCIM, encoded by the coding sequence TTGCCTCTTCATTCACGTTCTGAACGGCTAATGGGAACAACTATCACAATTTCATTAGTAGATGAACAGGCTGATTGCCTACTTCAAGGAGCCTTTGATTTACTCAAGGAACTCGAATACCGCTTTAACGCCAACAGTCAAGAATCCGAACTGATGGAAATCAACTACCAGGCTGGAATCGCACCTGTTAAGGTTCATCCTGACCTATTTGAGCTGATTGCTCTTGGACTTGAGCATAGCCTAGCTCCGTCTAGCCATCTAAATATCAGTATTGGTCCCTTGATTCAAACCTGGCGAATCGGATTTGCAGATGCACGGCTTCCAGACTCTAAAGAAATCGAAGCTGTCTTGCCACTAGTTGACCCGCATTTTATCAAGTTGGATCCGACTAGCTCTACTGTCTTTTTAGAGAAGAAAGGAATGAAGCTTGATTTAGGTTGTTTAGCCAAGGGCTATAGTGCAGATAAGGTTGCCCAGTATTTAAAAGCACACGGTGTTACCTCTGCCTTGATTAATCTCGGAGGAAATATCCTCACCATCGGGAATAACCAAGCCAAAGAAGGGAATGCCTGGCAGATTGGGATTCAAGATCCGCGAAATCCTCGTGGCAATCATCTCCTAACTATCCCTGCTTCTAACAAATCCGTTGTCACTTCAGGTATCTATGAACGCCACCTGACAGTAGATGGAAAAGACTATCACCATATCTTTGATAGTAAGACAGGATTCCCTGTCGAAACTGATCTCGCTAGCCTGACGATTGTCTCTGATAAATCCGTTGATGGTGAGATTTGGACAACTCGCCTATTCGGAGAGCGAAGCGCTTCTATCCTCTGGCAAGTCGAAAGTATAGATGGTATTGAAGCCATCCTCATCGACAAAGAGGGACGCCTTGCATGTTCTTCAGGCCTTCAAAATTGTATTATGTAA
- a CDS encoding NADPH-dependent FMN reductase: protein MLKLIAIVGTNSKRSTNRQLLQYMQKHFADKAEIELVEIKDIPVFNKPADKLLPAEILEIAAKIEEADGVIIGTPEYDHSIPAVLMSALAWLSYGIYPLLNKPIMITGASYGTLGSSRAQLQLRQILNAPEIKANVLPDEFLLSHSLQAFNPSGDLVDLDVIKKLDAIFDDFRIFVKITEKLRNAQELLRKDAEEFDWENL, encoded by the coding sequence ATGCTAAAACTTATTGCCATTGTTGGAACGAACTCTAAACGTTCTACAAACCGCCAATTGCTCCAATACATGCAAAAACACTTTGCTGATAAAGCTGAAATTGAACTCGTTGAAATCAAGGATATCCCTGTTTTCAACAAACCTGCAGATAAACTTCTTCCCGCTGAAATTCTTGAAATTGCAGCTAAAATTGAAGAAGCTGATGGTGTGATTATCGGTACTCCTGAGTACGACCACTCTATCCCTGCAGTTTTGATGAGCGCTCTTGCTTGGCTATCTTACGGTATCTACCCACTTTTGAACAAACCAATCATGATCACTGGTGCTTCCTATGGTACACTTGGTTCATCTCGTGCCCAATTGCAACTTCGTCAAATCTTGAACGCTCCTGAAATTAAGGCAAATGTTCTTCCAGATGAATTCTTGCTTTCACACTCTCTTCAAGCATTTAACCCAAGTGGTGACTTGGTTGACCTTGATGTCATCAAGAAATTGGATGCCATCTTTGATGACTTCCGTATCTTCGTGAAAATTACTGAAAAATTGCGCAATGCACAAGAATTGCTTCGCAAAGATGCAGAAGAATTTGACTGGGAAAATTTGTAA
- a CDS encoding NAD(P)H-dependent oxidoreductase, with the protein MKFVGLVGSNYDQSYNRKLLEFIRRNFKFKFELEVLEIDEVPMFNQDEKWDESFQLRFLYNKITRADGVIIATPEHNHTISASLKSVLEWLSYEVHPFENKPVMIVGASYYDQGTSRAQVHLRKILDAPGVNAYTLPGNEFLLGKAKEAFDNNGNITNEGTVKFLETCLDNFVKYVGVVSKLKKPKPIEPEDLDCGKPIATTITEVDPDDPEWVEKVAAITGAVSGDTYVKLDHGILTVNQIDMFLKAMPFELTYADDNNQFLYYNNAHQDPDTMFAKRVPPQSGSRMSTVHGSLPPARMKNVEWVIGTLRNGNQEYVRTIVPGSPAGVINTHNYQAMYYPDGSYAGINEIVFNFQPWLDWYLKETGQRLVGGSGPFAPAAGGHGDADATSGASDSGDAGGHGGDADATSGASN; encoded by the coding sequence ATGAAATTTGTTGGACTTGTTGGATCAAACTACGATCAATCATATAACCGCAAACTCTTGGAATTTATCCGTCGCAATTTCAAATTCAAATTTGAATTAGAAGTTCTTGAAATTGACGAAGTTCCAATGTTTAACCAAGACGAAAAATGGGACGAAAGCTTCCAATTGCGTTTCTTGTATAACAAGATTACACGTGCTGATGGTGTCATTATCGCCACTCCTGAGCACAACCACACTATCTCAGCTTCACTCAAATCTGTACTTGAATGGCTTTCATACGAAGTTCATCCATTTGAAAACAAGCCTGTTATGATTGTGGGTGCATCATACTATGACCAAGGAACATCACGTGCCCAAGTTCACCTTCGTAAAATCCTTGATGCTCCAGGTGTCAATGCCTACACGCTTCCAGGTAACGAATTCCTTCTTGGTAAAGCTAAGGAAGCTTTTGATAACAACGGAAATATCACCAACGAAGGAACTGTTAAATTCCTTGAAACTTGCTTAGATAACTTTGTAAAATACGTAGGAGTCGTTTCGAAATTGAAAAAACCAAAACCAATCGAACCAGAAGACTTGGATTGTGGAAAACCAATTGCTACAACCATTACAGAAGTTGACCCTGACGATCCAGAATGGGTAGAAAAAGTTGCAGCAATCACTGGTGCTGTTTCTGGTGATACCTATGTCAAATTAGACCACGGTATCCTGACAGTTAACCAAATTGATATGTTCTTGAAAGCTATGCCATTTGAATTGACATACGCTGACGACAACAACCAATTCCTCTACTACAACAACGCTCACCAAGATCCAGACACCATGTTTGCTAAACGTGTACCACCTCAATCAGGTAGCCGTATGTCGACTGTTCATGGTTCTCTTCCACCAGCACGTATGAAGAACGTAGAGTGGGTTATCGGAACACTTCGCAACGGAAACCAAGAATACGTCCGTACGATCGTTCCAGGTTCTCCTGCAGGTGTCATCAACACACACAACTACCAAGCAATGTACTATCCTGATGGATCATACGCTGGAATCAATGAAATCGTCTTTAACTTCCAACCATGGCTTGACTGGTACCTAAAAGAAACTGGTCAACGTTTGGTAGGTGGTAGTGGACCTTTCGCTCCTGCTGCTGGAGGTCATGGAGACGCTGATGCTACTTCAGGCGCTTCTGATTCAGGGGATGCTGGAGGCCACGGTGGTGACGCTGACGCTACTTCTGGCGCAAGCAACTAA
- a CDS encoding DUF896 family protein: MDPKKIDRINELAKKKKTEGLTSAEKVEQAKLREEYIEGYRRSVRHHIEGIKIVDEEGNDVTPEKLRQVQREKGLHGRSLDDPNS, from the coding sequence ATGGATCCTAAAAAAATTGATCGTATTAACGAGCTTGCCAAAAAGAAAAAGACAGAAGGCTTAACTTCTGCTGAAAAAGTGGAACAAGCTAAACTTCGTGAGGAATACATCGAAGGCTATCGTCGCTCTGTTCGCCACCATATTGAAGGAATTAAAATTGTGGACGAGGAAGGAAATGATGTCACACCAGAAAAACTACGCCAAGTACAACGTGAAAAAGGTTTGCACGGCCGCAGTTTAGATGATCCTAACTCATAA
- the glyS gene encoding glycine--tRNA ligase subunit beta, with protein MTKNLLVELGLEELPAYVVTPSEKQLGEKTAAFLKENRLSFEAIQTFSTPRRLAVRVTGLADKQSDLTEDFKGPAKKIALDGDGNFTKAAQGFVRGKGLTVEDIEFREIKGEEYVYVTKEEVGQPVENIVPGVVDVLKSLTFPVSMHWANNTFEYIRPVHTLTVLLDEQEFDLDFLDIKGGRVSRGHRFLGQETKIQSALSYEEDLRAQFVIVDPREREQMIVDQIKAIEAEHGVRIEIDADLLNEVLNLVEYPTAFMGSFDAKYLEVPEEVLVTSMKEHQRYFVVRDQDGKLLPNFISVRNGNAEHLENVIKGNEKVLVARLEDGEFFWREDQKLIISDLVEKLNQVTFHEKIGSLREHMIRTGQIAILLAEKAGLSVDETVDLARAAAIYKFDLLTGMVGEFDELQGIMGEKYALLAGETPAVAAAIREHYMPTSADGELPESKVGAILAIADKLDTILSFFSVGLIPSGSNDPYALRRATQGVVRILDAFGWHIAMDELIDSLYNLKFDSLTYENKAEVMDFIKARVDKMMGSTPKDIKEAVLASSNFVVADMLEAASALVEAGKKEDFKSSVESLSRAFNLAEKAEGTDTVDPALFENEEEKALAETVESLVLSGTASQQLEQLFALSPVIDAFFENTMVMAEDQAVRQNRLAILTQLTKKAAKLARFNQINTK; from the coding sequence ATGACAAAAAACTTATTAGTAGAACTCGGTCTTGAAGAGTTACCAGCCTACGTAGTAACTCCAAGCGAAAAACAACTAGGTGAAAAAACGGCGGCCTTCCTCAAAGAGAATCGCCTGTCTTTTGAAGCCATTCAAACTTTCTCAACACCACGCCGTTTGGCTGTTCGTGTGACTGGTCTTGCAGACAAACAGTCTGATTTGACAGAAGATTTCAAGGGACCAGCAAAGAAAATTGCCTTGGATGGTGATGGAAACTTCACCAAAGCAGCTCAAGGATTTGTCCGTGGGAAAGGCTTGACAGTTGAAGATATTGAATTCCGTGAAATCAAGGGTGAAGAATATGTCTATGTTACCAAGGAAGAAGTGGGCCAACCAGTTGAGAACATTGTTCCAGGTGTAGTAGACGTCTTGAAGTCCTTGACTTTCCCTGTTAGCATGCACTGGGCTAACAACACTTTTGAGTATATCCGCCCTGTACACACTTTGACAGTTCTCTTGGACGAGCAAGAGTTTGATTTGGATTTCCTTGATATCAAGGGTGGTCGTGTGAGCCGTGGTCATCGTTTCTTGGGACAAGAAACCAAGATTCAGTCAGCATTGAGCTATGAAGAAGACCTTCGTGCACAGTTTGTAATCGTGGATCCTCGTGAACGTGAGCAAATGATTGTTGACCAAATCAAGGCAATCGAAGCTGAACATGGTGTACGTATCGAAATTGATGCTGACTTGCTCAATGAAGTCTTGAACTTGGTTGAATACCCAACTGCCTTCATGGGAAGTTTTGATGCCAAATACCTAGAAGTTCCAGAAGAGGTCTTGGTGACTTCGATGAAGGAACACCAACGTTACTTTGTTGTTCGTGATCAAGATGGTAAACTCTTGCCAAACTTCATTTCTGTTCGTAATGGAAACGCAGAGCATTTGGAAAATGTCATCAAGGGTAATGAAAAAGTCTTAGTTGCCCGCTTGGAGGACGGAGAATTCTTCTGGCGTGAAGACCAAAAATTGATCATTTCAGATCTTGTTGAAAAATTGAACCAGGTGACCTTCCATGAAAAGATTGGTTCCCTTCGTGAACATATGATTCGTACGGGGCAGATTGCTATTCTCTTGGCAGAAAAAGCTGGTTTGTCAGTGGATGAAACAGTTGACCTTGCTCGTGCAGCAGCGATTTACAAGTTTGACTTGTTGACAGGTATGGTTGGTGAATTTGACGAACTCCAAGGAATTATGGGTGAGAAATATGCTCTTCTTGCTGGTGAAACTCCAGCAGTTGCAGCTGCTATTCGTGAACACTACATGCCTACATCAGCTGACGGAGAGCTTCCAGAGAGCAAAGTTGGAGCTATTCTAGCCATTGCAGACAAATTAGATACGATTTTGAGTTTCTTCTCAGTAGGCTTGATTCCATCAGGTTCTAATGACCCTTATGCCCTTCGTCGTGCGACACAAGGTGTGGTTCGTATCTTGGATGCCTTTGGTTGGCACATTGCTATGGATGAGCTGATCGATAGCCTTTATAATTTGAAATTTGACAGCTTGACTTATGAAAATAAAGCAGAGGTCATGGACTTTATTAAGGCTCGTGTCGATAAGATGATGGGTTCTACTCCAAAAGATATCAAGGAAGCGGTCCTTGCAAGTTCGAACTTTGTTGTGGCAGATATGCTAGAAGCGGCAAGTGCTCTCGTAGAAGCAGGCAAGAAAGAAGATTTCAAATCGTCTGTCGAATCCCTATCACGTGCTTTCAACTTGGCTGAAAAAGCCGAAGGAACAGATACTGTTGATCCTGCTCTCTTTGAGAATGAAGAAGAGAAAGCCTTGGCAGAAACAGTAGAATCACTCGTTTTGTCAGGAACTGCAAGTCAGCAATTAGAACAACTCTTTGCGCTTAGCCCAGTTATTGATGCTTTCTTTGAAAATACTATGGTAATGGCTGAAGATCAGGCTGTCCGACAAAATCGCTTGGCAATCTTGACTCAACTAACCAAGAAAGCAGCTAAACTTGCACGTTTCAACCAAATCAATACCAAATAA
- the glyQ gene encoding glycine--tRNA ligase subunit alpha: MSKKLTFQEIILTLQQFWNDQGCMLMQAYDNEKGAGTMSPYTFLRAIGPEPWNAAYVEPSRRPADGRYGENPNRLYQHHQFQVVMKPSPSNIQELYLESLEKLGINPLEHDIRFVEDNWENPSTGSAGLGWEVWLDGMEITQFTYFQQVGGLATGPVTAEVTYGLERLASYIQEVDSVYDIEWADGVKYGEIFIQPEYEHSKYSFEISDQEMLLENFDKFEKEAGRALGEGLVHPAYDYVLKCSHTFNLLDARGAVSVTERAGYIARIRNLARVVAKTFVAERKRLGYPLLDEETRAKLLAEDAE, translated from the coding sequence ATGTCTAAGAAATTAACATTTCAAGAAATTATTTTGACTTTGCAACAATTTTGGAATGATCAAGGTTGTATGCTTATGCAGGCTTATGATAATGAAAAAGGTGCAGGGACAATGAGTCCTTACACTTTCCTTCGCGCTATCGGACCTGAGCCATGGAATGCGGCTTATGTAGAGCCATCACGTCGTCCTGCTGACGGTCGTTATGGGGAAAACCCTAACCGTCTTTACCAACACCACCAATTCCAAGTGGTCATGAAACCTTCTCCATCAAATATCCAAGAACTTTATCTTGAGTCTTTAGAAAAATTGGGAATCAATCCTTTGGAACACGATATTCGTTTTGTTGAGGACAACTGGGAAAACCCATCAACTGGTTCGGCTGGTCTTGGATGGGAAGTTTGGCTTGATGGGATGGAAATCACTCAGTTCACTTATTTCCAACAAGTTGGTGGATTGGCAACTGGCCCTGTGACTGCGGAAGTTACCTATGGTTTAGAACGCTTGGCTTCTTATATTCAAGAAGTTGATTCTGTCTATGATATCGAGTGGGCCGATGGTGTAAAATACGGAGAAATCTTCATCCAGCCTGAGTACGAGCACTCAAAATATTCGTTTGAAATTTCTGATCAAGAAATGTTGCTTGAAAATTTTGATAAGTTTGAAAAAGAAGCTGGTCGTGCCTTGGGAGAGGGTTTGGTTCACCCTGCTTATGACTATGTTCTCAAATGTTCACATACCTTTAACCTGCTTGACGCGCGTGGTGCCGTATCCGTAACTGAGCGCGCAGGCTATATCGCTCGTATCCGTAACTTGGCCCGTGTCGTAGCCAAAACCTTTGTCGCAGAGCGCAAACGCCTAGGCTACCCACTTTTGGATGAAGAAACACGAGCTAAACTCTTAGCAGAAGACGCAGAATAA
- a CDS encoding GFA family protein, translating to MLKGSCLCKAVTYTLDEELSELVFCHCSFCRKATASAYTVNAKVSSKNLVLYGKEQLVTYSSSPGKQRYYCQNCHSQIFTAQENIPEVCALKLGTIDECDQNLQTVPKRHIFQDPAFSWLLDE from the coding sequence ATGCTTAAAGGATCTTGTTTATGCAAAGCAGTGACCTACACTTTAGATGAGGAATTGTCGGAATTAGTTTTTTGCCATTGCTCATTCTGTCGGAAAGCAACTGCGTCTGCCTATACAGTGAATGCCAAAGTTAGCAGTAAAAACCTAGTATTGTATGGAAAAGAACAGTTGGTTACCTATAGTTCATCTCCAGGGAAGCAACGCTATTACTGCCAGAACTGTCATAGTCAAATTTTCACTGCTCAAGAAAATATACCAGAAGTCTGTGCTTTGAAATTAGGTACAATAGACGAATGCGATCAGAATTTACAAACTGTACCCAAACGTCATATTTTTCAGGACCCAGCTTTTTCTTGGTTGCTTGATGAATAA